In Candidatus Nanopelagicales bacterium, the DNA window CAACGCCCAACCCGCACCGACGCCGGGCGAGCCCATCAACATCCTGCTCATGGGATCCGATACGCGGGAGGGCAAGAACGGCAAGGGCTACGGCCACGTTGCCGACATTGCCGGTGCCCGCAGCGACACCACGATCCTGTTGCACATCTCCGGTGACCGAACGAGGGCGTTGGCGGTCAGCATCCCGCGCGACTCGCAAGTACAACTTCCGGTCTGTAAGACGACCAATGGCACCACCGGTGGTGGTTACACCAGCCGATTCAATGAGGCGTTTGAGATCGGCGGCCCGAGTTGCACCGTCAAGGCCGTTCAGCAATTGACCGGCGTCCCGATCAATCACTACCTGGTCGTTGATTTCACTGGTTTCAAGAACGTCGTGAGTGCCCTCGGCGGCGTGGAGGTGTGCCTCAAGGAGGCGGTCAACGACCCCAAGAGCAGGCTGAACCTACCGGCTGGAAAGTCCGTCGTGCACGGCGAGCAGGCCTTGGCGTTCGTGCGTGCTCGGTACGCGCTCGGCGACGGCAGCGACATCGGACGAATCGAGCGACAACAGGAGTTCCTCTCGTCCGCGATTCGCAAGGCGACATCTGCCGGAGTTCTGGTGAACCCACCCAAGCTCTACAAGGTTCTGCAAGCCGGAACGAAGTCCCTGACCGCAGATCCGGGCCTGGCAAACTTCGACGCTTTGAAGGACCTCGCGGTGAATGGCTCCGGCGTCAAGCCCAGCGATATCACCTTCGCAACCGTGCCGTGGACCGCCAACGCCGACGGCGGCACCGTGTCATGGGTGCCCTCCCAGGCTGACGAACTCTGGAAAGCGATCCGCGATGACCAGGCCTGGCCGCCGCCGCCCACCAACGGGCTTGACGGCCAGCCGTTGACCGCCGCTGCCGACACCATCACCCTGACTGTCAAAGATGCGACGGGTACCTCCGGGGGTGGCTTCCGGGCCGCCGACCAGTTGCAGCGGGAGGGCTACACGGTCGCCGCGACGACGTCTGGCAAGAAGTCCGATACGAGCTTCGTCCGCTATGACCCGGCAGACAAGAAACAAACAGCGGCAGCCCGAACGCTGGCCTACTCCACCGGCGTATCGCTCACACCGGTCGACGGCTGGTCCAAGAACGTCACGCTCACGGTCGGCGCCGACTACCAGTTCTCCGTCAAGCCGGTCGTCGCTGCCAAGGAGAAGTCGGGAACTGCTGCGGCTGC includes these proteins:
- a CDS encoding LCP family protein codes for the protein MTATRRHRWPRILAGTLSCLVLVATAMAGVGFYYAKQLTGNITADNALNWTPNAQPAPTPGEPINILLMGSDTREGKNGKGYGHVADIAGARSDTTILLHISGDRTRALAVSIPRDSQVQLPVCKTTNGTTGGGYTSRFNEAFEIGGPSCTVKAVQQLTGVPINHYLVVDFTGFKNVVSALGGVEVCLKEAVNDPKSRLNLPAGKSVVHGEQALAFVRARYALGDGSDIGRIERQQEFLSSAIRKATSAGVLVNPPKLYKVLQAGTKSLTADPGLANFDALKDLAVNGSGVKPSDITFATVPWTANADGGTVSWVPSQADELWKAIRDDQAWPPPPTNGLDGQPLTAAADTITLTVKDATGTSGGGFRAADQLQREGYTVAATTSGKKSDTSFVRYDPADKKQTAAARTLAYSTGVSLTPVDGWSKNVTLTVGADYQFSVKPVVAAKEKSGTAAAAKARTASDSICSG